The window CTGACGCAGGAAGCGTTCCTGCAGTTGTTTCGCAAGATCGGGACCTTCCGGGGTGAGTCGGCGTTTTCGACCTGGCTGCACCGGCTCTCGGTCAACGTAGTGCTGATGCACCTACGGAAGAAGGGGCTTCCGTCGGTTCCGCTCGAGGAGGTACTCGAGCCGCAGCAGGAAGACGGCCCGCGCAAGGAGTTTGGCGCGGACGATCTGTCGCTGCTGGGCTCGGTCGATCGCGTGAACCTGGAGCGCGCCATCGGAGAGCTGCCCACCGGTTACCGGACAATCTTCGTGCTGCACGATATCGACGGCTACGAGCACAACGAAATCGCGGAGATGATCGGATGTTCCGTGGGCAACAGCAAGTCGCAGCTCCACAAGGCACGGTTGAAGCTGCGGGAGTTACTCCGATTGGAGCGAGCGGCGAAGCGGGAGAAGCAGTAAACGGAAAGATGGGGACGATACGGCTTGCATGCCGGGGCGAAAACGCAGAAGATTTGAGGTAGCACCATGACGTGTAAAGAGCTTCAAGAAGTGCTGGGGGAGACCCTGGAAGGACAGCCGGGCGCGGAACAGCAAGCGCACCTCGACGGGTGCGCTGCGTGCACCGTTCTGTTACAAGACTTGCGCCTCATTCGGGAACAGGCAGCCCAGCTGCCGCTCGCCGAGCCCAACCCGCGCGTGTGGATGGGCATTCGCGAGGCGCTGGAGAAGGAAGGATTGATCACGGACGCAGCGCCGGCGCAGGTGCTGCGTCCGGATTGGTCTTTGCCGCGGTTCCTGTGGTCGCCTGCCTGGCAGGTTGGTACGATGGCGGCAGCCCTGGCGGTGGTCTGTGGCATGATCATTTCCGATGCCGTCTATCCCAAGCAGGCGATGCCGGACGAGACTCAGGCACTGGTCCAGCCGCTCCCGGAGGAGGATGCGAACTTGTTACAGGCAATGGAAGCTCGAGCGCCTGGCTTGCGTCCCGCCTACGAAGAGAGTCTGCGGGGAGCGAACGCATACATCGCGGATGCTCAGCAGTCGCTGAGCGAGAATCCCACGGACGCGCGGGCGCGCGAGATGTTGATGCGCGCCTATCAGCAGAAGGCCGCTATCTACGAGATGGCCATGTCTCATTCGGCGGAACCGATTCGATGACACGCCGTTATCCGGCCGCGGTTGCAGGGTTCCTGGCCTTTGGCATTCTCGCCCTCTCGGCCGGCGCGGCCGAGACACGCGAGGACTTCCGTTACACCGTCGGGCCGAAGGCGACCCTGACGATTTCGAACGTGTACGGGAAAACGGTCATCAAGCCCTCGCCGGCGGCCCGCCAGCTCACCGTGGTGGCGGTCACGCGTTCCGGCAAGGTGTACGTCGCAGCCAGCCAGCGCGGCAATCAGGTAGAGATCCGCACCACTCTGCTGGAACCGGTTTCCGGCGATGAAGGCCGCGTGGACTACGAGGTGGCTGTGCCGTCCGGCACCGGAGTCAGCGTGCACGGCGGCAGCGGCTCGGTAGTGATGGAAGGCCTGCGGGGCGACATCGAAGCCGAGAGCGAATCAGCCTCCGTGGAGGTGCGTGACGTCTCCGGCGTCCACGTGCATGTTCGTTCGCTTTCGGGAGCCATCACGCTCACCCGCGTGCGGAACGCTCACGTCGAGATTCAATCGCAGGGCGGTGAGGTGAACCTGGAGAACGTCAGCGGCCCCCTGCTGGCTGTGAATTCCACCCGCGGCGACATCCGTTACACTGGCGACTTTGGCTTCGGCGGCCGCTATTCCTTGACCAGCCACGCGGGTAACATCGACGTTGCCCTTCCGGAAACCGCTTCGGTGGATCTGACCGCGCATTCCGAGAAGGGCTCGGTGAAGAACGAAGTGCCCATGGCCGCGCGAGATTTGCTAGCCTCCCGTCCTCCCGGGGGCCGTTCCTTCGCAGGTACTTCCCACTCAGGTTCCTCCACGGTTCGGCTTCTCTCCTTCAGTGGTAAAATCCGCGTGAAAAAGCAGTAGCGGTTGCAAAGCGTTACGACACGAACGCGCTCATGGGAGCACAGCCGCCACTCCGCATCCTGTTCCTGACGGGCTTCATGGGGGCGGGCAAGACCAGCGTGGGCCGCGCGCTCGCAGCCAGGTTGGGTTGGCGATTCGTGGATCTGGACGAGCGAGTGGAACAGCAAGCAGGACGCCGCATCACCGAGATTTTCCGCGACTCCGGGGAAGCGGAGTTTCGCTCCGCCGAGATTGCGGCCGTCCATGAGCTGCTGCAGCAGCAGGCCACGGCCCACGCGACCGTGGCGGCGCTCGGTGGCGGGACACTCACCCAGCCACAGAATGCGGAGCGGTTGCGGCAGGCGGGCGGGATTCTGGTTTTTCTCGACGCCCCACTCGAGGTCCTGCGACAGCGCTGCCAGCCGATGGCATCGCTGCGGCCGCTGTTCGGTGATGAAGCCGCGTTCCAGAAGCTTTACGAATCGCGCCTCGCGGATTACCGGCGCGCCTCGCTTCGCGTCAACACTGCGAACCGCACGCCGGAAGAAGTTGCGGCGGAAATCGCCATGGCCCTGAACCTGAACCCGACGGACGAAATCTACAGGAGGTGACGTGAGGAAGGTCCTGGTTGCAGTGCTTCTTCTGTGGACGGTGCTGCTCCTTGCCGGAGGCTCGGCGCTGGCCCAGAAATCGAAGGACAAGGGCACTAGAATCGTAGATTCCGGCTCATTCGGCATTTACGTGGCTGGAAAGCGAGTGGCGACGGAAACTTTCCAGGTGGAGGAGACTCCGTCCAAGAACATCGCGACCGCCGAATTCAAGACCGTCGACGGAAGCGGTGCGGCCCAAACTTCCCAGCTCGAACTGGCACCCAACGGCAGCCTTCTACGCTACGAGTGGAAGGAACTCAGCCCCGGAAAGGCCAGCGCCGTGGTCGGCCTCAAGGACCAGTTCCTGATCGAGCACGTCAGCACCGGTCCCGGCGAGAAGCCCACCGAAGTGCCCTTCATCCTGCCCGCTTCAACGTTGGTCGTGGACGATAATTTCTTCCTGCACCGCCAGATTCTCGCCTGGCACTACCTGGCCAGCGCCTGCCTGCCGGCGCCCGAGAAGCCCGGGCAGTGCCGCCTGGTGAAAACCCAATTTGGCGTGTTCATCCCTCAGCAGCACCGCCCGCTCATGGTGAGCCTGGAATACATGGGAAAAGAGAAGCTGACCATCGCGGGCAGGGAGCAGGAATTGGATCGGGTGAAACTGGAGGCCGAAGGTACGGAGTGGTCGATGTGGCTGGACAGCCAGTACCGGCTCCAGCGCGTCCTGGTGAGCGGGCAAAACGTAGAAGTCCTGCGCGACTAGCTCCGCGGCGCCTGCCGACCGGTCGCCCGGCCTCCTGTTACCATACAGGCCTAAACTATGGCCTCCGAGCACCGCTCCACCATTCTGTTCGCCGTGCTGGTAGGCATCTCCTTGTACGTTGCCTATCTGGTGCGCGACGTCCTCTTGCTGGTCTACGTAAGCGCGCTCTTCGCGGTGGTGCTGTCGCCGGTGTTGCAGGGGATCCGAAAGCTGCACCTAGGCAAGTGGCAACCGAGCACGGGGTTTGCCATCATCCTGCTGCTCTTGGGGGGCGCAGGCCTTCTGGCGCTGTTCTTCTCCCTGGCCGTGCCGCCCATCTACCGTGACGCCCGGGAGCTGGCGCAGGACTGGCCCCGACAGCTTGGAGCGGTGGCGGAGAGGCTGCGTCACCTGCCCTTCGGGCTGGAGTTCGACCCCGCCTCCCTGCAGCAGTACGCCGACGAGGCCATCGGCGGCGCTTTCGGCCTGTTCAAGCGCGTCGCCGGCGGCGTCTTCTGGTTGTTCAGTTGGCTGATCCTGACCGTGTATTTCATTCTGGACGGGGAGCGAACGTTCCACTGGGCGATGTCGATGGTGCCGCACGAGCACCGTTCCCGCCTGCAAGCCACATTACTTCGCGCCCGCCGGCGTATGAGTCTTTGGCTGATCGGCCAAGGCATGCTCATGTTGTCACTTGGCGCATTGAGCGCGATCGCGCTCGGCCTGCTGGGGGTGCGCTACTTCTACGCGCTCGCGGTGCTGGGTGGGCTGGCCAACCTGGTCCCCATCATCGGACCCGTGTTTACGGTGTTAGTGGCCGGAGTCGTGGCCTTGATCGACGGCTGGGGCAAACTCCTGGGCGTGCTCGCCTTCTACCTCGCCTACCAGCAGCTGGAGAATGCTTTCCTGACGCCACGCATCATGCGCCAAACCGTGAACCTGCCACCGCTGGCCGTCATCACCGCTCTGACGGTAGGAGGAGCGCTGGCCGGAGTGCTGGGGGCCCTGGTAGCAGTTCCCAGTGCGGCCCTTGCCGCTGTGCTCATCGACGAGTACCTGGTGAAGAAAGACTCCATCCTGGTAGCCACAGGGTCGGCCGCGACCGAGCCCCAGCCGGCGCTCGCCGGGACTTCACCGTCGAAGGATTCCTGACCCGCCCCGTTTTTATTCCCCGAACCCCGGCAAGCTGTCTACTTTCTGGTTGCGCAGGAAGTCGGCGGCAGCTTCCGGGAGCACGGTGTTGATGAACATGCCGGTGCCCAGCTCGAAGCCGGCCACCTTGGTCAACCGCGGGATCACGCTGATGTACCAGTGAAAGTACGGCTCCCCCTCGGAGCCCATGGGGCCGGAGCGCACGGTGTAGTTGAAGTCTGGGTTCTCCAGCCCGACGTACAGCTTGCCGAGGATGGTTTTGAGTACGCGGCCCAGGTCCTCAATCTCGGCATCGTTGATGGCCCCGAGAGTAGCCATGTGCCGGCGGGGAAAGATGTGTAGGTTGAATGGCGAAGGCGAGGCAAACGGCACCAGCGCTGCAAAGTGATCGCTGGTTAGCACCACCCTCGTTCCCTCCGTCAGCTCTTCGTCCATGATCTGGCAGAAGATGCACTCTCCGAACTCGTCGTAGTGGCGAACGGCCTCGTACATACGCGCGCGCACCTGGGAGGAAACGATAGGCGTGGCGATCATCTGCGAATGAGCGTGCTCCAGGCTGGCGCCAGCCGTCGACCCATGGTTCTTGAACAAGATCACGTGGGCCACGCGCGGGTCTGCGATAGCCGCGTCGTGGCGCGCCTTGTAGACGCGCATGATGTCCACTACGTGCGATTCCGGCAACAGGGCCGGTATCATGGAGTGATCCGGCGTCTCGACCAGCACGTCGTGCAGGCCGACGGCATAGATGGTGCGACGCGACTGGTGCACGTTGCGCGTGGGTTCCCCTTCGCGCGCCAGAGCCGAAAACTTGTTGGGGATGACGCGCACACGCCACGCACCATCGCCCGCCGCCGGCAGCCGCATGATCTCGGGCGGCGCCAAATGTTCGTTGCCGGCACAGAAGGGACAGGTGGCCGAGTAGGACTCCGGCGGCTTTGTTTGCTTCTTCTGCACCATCTGGTCGGGTCGCTTGGCGCGTTCCGTAGCAATTACGACCCACTCCTTGGTCACGCGGTTCTGGCGCAGCTCTGGCATGGTCACCTCCCACGGGAAGCCATAGAGGCAGCGGAGAATACCACAGCAGCAGCCGGGCAGCCTGCCGGTGATTGCCGGCGGCACGCCGCGACGGCACGGCTGCGGTGTCTAAACCGGTGCGTGTACAATCCGAAACAGGCATGAGCAGCAGCAAGATTCCAGTCGGAATCCTGGGCGCCACCGGGGCCGTGGGGCAGCGATTCGTCCAGCTCCTGGAGCATCATCCGTGGTTCCACGTAGCTTGGCTTGCGGCCTCCGAGCGTTCCTCCGGCCGATCGTATGGCCAGGCGGTCCGCTGGCGCCTGAAGACGCCCATCCCGGCCGCCGTCACCTCGCTGAAGGTCTCCGCGCCGGAACCGGCCGACGCGCCGAAGCTCATCTTCGCTGCCCTCGATGCGGACGTGGCACGGCAGGTCGAACCGGCCTTTGCCGACGCCGGCTGCGCCGTGGTTTCCAACTCCAGTGCTTTCCGTATGCAACCAGACGTCCCGCTGGTCATTCCGGAGGTCAACCCCGATCATCTCAAGCTGCTCGAATGCCAATCCTGGCGGCGGAAGTCGGGCGGCTTCATGGTGACCAACGCGAACTGCACTGCGATCGGCCTGGTCATGGCCCTGGCGCCGCTGGCACAGCGTTTCGGCCTGGCGCGCGTATTCATGGTGAGCATGCAGGCGGTGAGCGGCGCGGGCTATCCGGGCGTGGCTTCCCTCGACATCCTGGGCAACGTCATTCCTTACATCCCCAAGGAAGAGGAGAAGGTCGAGACCGAGTCGCGCAAGATGCTCGGAAGCCTGAACGGGTCGCGTATCGAGCCGGCGGCCTTTGGCCTAAGCGCGCACTGCAACCGCGTGGCCGTGGAAGACGGGCACACTGAGTCCGTCTCGGTGGAACTCAAGGAGCGCGGTACGGCGGAGGACATCATCGCGACCTGGTCCCGATTCCGCGGCGTGCCGCAAGAGCTTGACCTGCCCAGCGCCCCTCAACAGCCCGTGGTCTATGACCCGGCACCCGACCGGCCACAGCCACGTCTGGACGCTGAGCGCGGAGACGGCATGTCGGTTACAGTCGGCGGACTGCGCGAGTGTTCCCTGCTGCACTGGAAGTTCACGGTCCTTTCGCACAACACCATCCGCGGCGCGGCTGGCGCGGCACTGCTGAACGCGGAGTTACTGAAGGCGCAAGGCTACCTGGATTGAACAGGACGCGCGAGACGCAACCATGATTGTGATGAAGTTCGGCGGCACTTCGGTGGAAGATGCCGCTGCTATCGAGCGCGCAGCCGCCACCGTGCGTGGCCGCCTGGCCCGTCAGCCGGTGGTGATTGTCAGCGCTCTCGCCCGCGTGACGGATCAGCTTCTGGCCATGGGCCGCGCCGCCGGTTCCGGCGATCTTGCCGCCGCCCTCGATTCGGCCCGGGAGTTGCGCGAGCGCCATTACACGGTCGCGGGAGAGCTGCTGCATACGGGGCTCTTCACGCAATTCCACCGTACGCTGGAGCAGGATTGCGATGCGCTGGAAGAACTGCTGCGGGGCATCGGAGCGGTGGGTGAGTTGACGCCACGCACCGCGGACGCGGTGGCCAGTTTCGGAGAGCAGCTGTCGAGCGGCATCATCACCGCCGCCTTCACGTTGCGCGGCGTCCCCGCGCAATGGGTAGACCCGCGCCACGTCATCGTTACCGACAATAGCCACGGCCGCGCGCTTCCTCAGTTCGACGAAACCAATGACCGGCTGGCCGCGCAGCTGCGCCCGCTCGCCGCAAGCGGTCAAGTGCCGGTGATGGGAGGCTTCCTGGGCGCAACCCGCGAGGGAGTCACCACTACGCTGGGACGCGGCGGCTCCGATTTTTCCGCCGCCATCGTGGGAGCGGGCCTGACCGCAGAAGAGATCGAGATCTGGACCGACGTGGATGGAATGATGACCACCGACCCCAGTCTCTGCCCGGACGCGCACCGCATCAAGGTATTGGGCTTCGATGAAGCCGCCGAGCTGGCGTATTTCGGCGCCAAGGTCCTGCACCCGGCCACGCTGCTGCCCGCCATCCAGAAGAACATTCCCGTACGCATCCTCAATTCGCGCAACCCCGGGTGCGAGGGCACCCGCATCGCCACCCGGGCGCCGCGGTGCACCAATCCATTCAAGGCGATCGCCGCCAAGAAACGGATCACCATCATTGACGTGGTCGCCACCCGCATGCTGATGGCTCATGGCTTTCTCAAGTCCATCTTCGAGATCTTCGACCGCCACCGCTGCCCCGTGGACATGGTCTCGACCTCGGAGGTGAGCGTGTCGCTCACCGTGGATTCGAACGAAGCCATTCCCGCTATCGCCGCCGACCTGGGCAAGCTGGCCGACGTGAAGTACGAGGGACGCAAGGCCATCGTGTGCCTGGTGGGCGAGAACA of the Terriglobales bacterium genome contains:
- a CDS encoding RNA polymerase sigma factor produces the protein MSQKKPAPKGGFSEAEAIAGAQKGDAAAFEVLYGLHRRRVYSLCLRMTSNTAEAEDLTQEAFLQLFRKIGTFRGESAFSTWLHRLSVNVVLMHLRKKGLPSVPLEEVLEPQQEDGPRKEFGADDLSLLGSVDRVNLERAIGELPTGYRTIFVLHDIDGYEHNEIAEMIGCSVGNSKSQLHKARLKLRELLRLERAAKREKQ
- a CDS encoding DUF4097 family beta strand repeat-containing protein; protein product: MTRRYPAAVAGFLAFGILALSAGAAETREDFRYTVGPKATLTISNVYGKTVIKPSPAARQLTVVAVTRSGKVYVAASQRGNQVEIRTTLLEPVSGDEGRVDYEVAVPSGTGVSVHGGSGSVVMEGLRGDIEAESESASVEVRDVSGVHVHVRSLSGAITLTRVRNAHVEIQSQGGEVNLENVSGPLLAVNSTRGDIRYTGDFGFGGRYSLTSHAGNIDVALPETASVDLTAHSEKGSVKNEVPMAARDLLASRPPGGRSFAGTSHSGSSTVRLLSFSGKIRVKKQ
- a CDS encoding shikimate kinase, coding for MGAQPPLRILFLTGFMGAGKTSVGRALAARLGWRFVDLDERVEQQAGRRITEIFRDSGEAEFRSAEIAAVHELLQQQATAHATVAALGGGTLTQPQNAERLRQAGGILVFLDAPLEVLRQRCQPMASLRPLFGDEAAFQKLYESRLADYRRASLRVNTANRTPEEVAAEIAMALNLNPTDEIYRR
- a CDS encoding AI-2E family transporter — protein: MASEHRSTILFAVLVGISLYVAYLVRDVLLLVYVSALFAVVLSPVLQGIRKLHLGKWQPSTGFAIILLLLGGAGLLALFFSLAVPPIYRDARELAQDWPRQLGAVAERLRHLPFGLEFDPASLQQYADEAIGGAFGLFKRVAGGVFWLFSWLILTVYFILDGERTFHWAMSMVPHEHRSRLQATLLRARRRMSLWLIGQGMLMLSLGALSAIALGLLGVRYFYALAVLGGLANLVPIIGPVFTVLVAGVVALIDGWGKLLGVLAFYLAYQQLENAFLTPRIMRQTVNLPPLAVITALTVGGALAGVLGALVAVPSAALAAVLIDEYLVKKDSILVATGSAATEPQPALAGTSPSKDS
- the galT gene encoding galactose-1-phosphate uridylyltransferase — translated: MPELRQNRVTKEWVVIATERAKRPDQMVQKKQTKPPESYSATCPFCAGNEHLAPPEIMRLPAAGDGAWRVRVIPNKFSALAREGEPTRNVHQSRRTIYAVGLHDVLVETPDHSMIPALLPESHVVDIMRVYKARHDAAIADPRVAHVILFKNHGSTAGASLEHAHSQMIATPIVSSQVRARMYEAVRHYDEFGECIFCQIMDEELTEGTRVVLTSDHFAALVPFASPSPFNLHIFPRRHMATLGAINDAEIEDLGRVLKTILGKLYVGLENPDFNYTVRSGPMGSEGEPYFHWYISVIPRLTKVAGFELGTGMFINTVLPEAAADFLRNQKVDSLPGFGE
- the asd gene encoding aspartate-semialdehyde dehydrogenase; its protein translation is MSSSKIPVGILGATGAVGQRFVQLLEHHPWFHVAWLAASERSSGRSYGQAVRWRLKTPIPAAVTSLKVSAPEPADAPKLIFAALDADVARQVEPAFADAGCAVVSNSSAFRMQPDVPLVIPEVNPDHLKLLECQSWRRKSGGFMVTNANCTAIGLVMALAPLAQRFGLARVFMVSMQAVSGAGYPGVASLDILGNVIPYIPKEEEKVETESRKMLGSLNGSRIEPAAFGLSAHCNRVAVEDGHTESVSVELKERGTAEDIIATWSRFRGVPQELDLPSAPQQPVVYDPAPDRPQPRLDAERGDGMSVTVGGLRECSLLHWKFTVLSHNTIRGAAGAALLNAELLKAQGYLD
- the lysC gene encoding lysine-sensitive aspartokinase 3 produces the protein MIVMKFGGTSVEDAAAIERAAATVRGRLARQPVVIVSALARVTDQLLAMGRAAGSGDLAAALDSARELRERHYTVAGELLHTGLFTQFHRTLEQDCDALEELLRGIGAVGELTPRTADAVASFGEQLSSGIITAAFTLRGVPAQWVDPRHVIVTDNSHGRALPQFDETNDRLAAQLRPLAASGQVPVMGGFLGATREGVTTTLGRGGSDFSAAIVGAGLTAEEIEIWTDVDGMMTTDPSLCPDAHRIKVLGFDEAAELAYFGAKVLHPATLLPAIQKNIPVRILNSRNPGCEGTRIATRAPRCTNPFKAIAAKKRITIIDVVATRMLMAHGFLKSIFEIFDRHRCPVDMVSTSEVSVSLTVDSNEAIPAIAADLGKLADVKYEGRKAIVCLVGENIRATPGIAAAVFGAVPDVGIRMISQGASEINISFVVDEEDVPGVIRRLHGKFFSELDPDVFDPRPAVESERAMPGAR